In Gimesia sp., a single genomic region encodes these proteins:
- a CDS encoding DSD1 family PLP-dependent enzyme codes for MTQSVIGSHKFDLDTPVLCIDLDIMESNIQKMSDYILSRGKTWRPHEKCHKTPAIALAQMEAGAIGVTCAKVSEAEVMAAAGVKDILIANMIVGKTKWERVVSLCRHARPIIACDHFAQIEPLAKMCADAGVVCRMMPEVNIGLNRVGSRPGQDTLDLAMAIDKLAGVELAGIMGYEGHLLQVQDPEEKQQKIEEAMRTLVGCKTAIEAKGIQCEIVSAGGTGSYQITSNCEGITELQAGGGIFADPMYVNKCSLTGLDYSLSVLATVVSRPEKGRMVLDCGRKTMHPDFQLPLVKAWPDAEVTALSAEHCAVNLGPESQDLKIGDKIELIPGYADFTTILHENFYGFRNDRLEVVWPIQGRGKIQ; via the coding sequence GATCACATAAGTTCGACCTCGACACTCCTGTACTCTGCATCGACCTGGATATTATGGAATCAAATATTCAGAAGATGTCCGACTATATTCTCAGCCGCGGCAAGACCTGGCGGCCCCATGAAAAATGTCATAAAACCCCCGCCATTGCCCTCGCCCAGATGGAAGCCGGTGCCATCGGCGTGACCTGCGCCAAGGTCTCCGAAGCCGAAGTCATGGCTGCCGCCGGCGTCAAAGACATCCTCATCGCCAACATGATTGTCGGCAAAACCAAATGGGAACGCGTCGTCTCTCTCTGTCGTCATGCCCGCCCCATCATCGCCTGCGACCACTTCGCTCAGATCGAACCGCTGGCGAAAATGTGTGCCGATGCCGGCGTCGTCTGCCGCATGATGCCTGAAGTGAATATCGGCCTCAACCGCGTCGGCTCACGTCCAGGGCAGGACACTCTCGACCTCGCCATGGCCATCGATAAACTCGCAGGTGTCGAACTCGCCGGCATCATGGGCTATGAAGGGCACCTGCTGCAGGTTCAGGATCCGGAAGAAAAACAACAGAAAATCGAAGAAGCGATGCGAACGCTCGTCGGCTGTAAAACCGCCATCGAAGCCAAAGGCATTCAATGCGAAATCGTCAGTGCCGGCGGTACCGGTTCCTACCAGATCACCTCGAACTGCGAAGGCATCACCGAACTGCAGGCAGGCGGCGGCATCTTTGCGGACCCGATGTACGTCAACAAATGCAGCCTGACCGGCCTCGACTACTCCTTAAGCGTCCTGGCGACCGTCGTCAGTCGCCCGGAAAAGGGACGCATGGTGCTCGACTGTGGTCGTAAGACAATGCACCCCGACTTCCAGCTTCCCCTGGTCAAAGCCTGGCCGGACGCCGAAGTCACCGCGCTGAGTGCAGAACACTGTGCCGTCAACCTGGGACCCGAATCACAGGACCTCAAGATTGGCGACAAGATCGAGCTGATCCCCGGCTACGCCGACTTCACCACGATCCTGCACGAAAACTTCTACGGTTTCCGCAACGATCGCCTCGAAGTCGTCTGGCCGATCCAGGGGCGGGGCAAAATTCAGTAA
- a CDS encoding DUF1501 domain-containing protein — translation MSFRQSQTGCSEFRKSLNLQRRDFLKAGGLGLTGLTLAGLLEHEAHAGPAAKTENSVIILWMRGGPSQHETWDPKPLAPADYRGAFGAIKTSVPGIEIVDLMPRCASIMDKWSIIRSLHHSNAGHSAGDQILFTGYPPGTDPTTNVHPSCGAVVSEQLGHLTPELPPYVMIPRQVPGTDSAYLGVAHKPFETLADPANAGPFTLQNFSLVEGMSQNRFSRRKDLLKGFDQFRTDLDRSGQLDAINEFQQQAFGILSSDKARKAFDLDAERDSTRDRYGFTARYDPMDPRRCSASAFSQRLLLGRRLVEAGVRLVTVDCRWWDTHVEGFDSMKNGFLPRWDQAYSALIEDLDQRGLLESTLVIAWGEFGRTPRVNKNSGRDHYPNVFSAAIAGGPVKGGRVVGSSDSKGAFPKDNPKTPQDVLATIYQHLGVNTEKHYLDHSGRPIVTLPFGEPLHELA, via the coding sequence ATGAGTTTTCGCCAATCCCAGACAGGCTGCTCAGAGTTCCGGAAGTCTTTGAATCTGCAGCGACGTGATTTTCTCAAAGCCGGCGGACTCGGGCTGACCGGTTTGACGCTCGCAGGACTGTTAGAGCACGAAGCACACGCTGGACCGGCAGCGAAGACGGAAAACTCGGTCATCATTCTCTGGATGCGGGGTGGTCCTTCACAACATGAAACCTGGGATCCCAAACCCCTGGCTCCCGCCGATTACCGCGGCGCGTTCGGCGCGATTAAAACCTCGGTCCCCGGTATTGAGATTGTCGATCTGATGCCCCGCTGTGCCAGCATCATGGACAAGTGGTCGATCATTCGCAGCCTGCACCATTCCAACGCCGGACATTCCGCCGGTGACCAGATCCTGTTTACCGGCTATCCCCCCGGAACGGATCCCACCACCAACGTCCATCCCAGCTGTGGCGCCGTGGTCTCAGAGCAACTGGGGCACCTGACTCCTGAGCTCCCTCCCTATGTCATGATCCCCCGCCAGGTACCGGGCACTGATTCCGCCTACCTGGGTGTCGCACACAAACCCTTCGAAACCCTGGCCGACCCGGCTAACGCAGGTCCTTTCACCCTGCAAAACTTCTCGCTGGTCGAAGGCATGAGTCAGAATCGTTTTTCCCGCCGCAAGGATTTACTGAAAGGGTTCGACCAGTTCCGCACCGACCTGGACCGCTCCGGTCAACTGGATGCGATCAATGAGTTCCAACAGCAGGCGTTCGGCATCCTGAGTTCCGACAAAGCCCGCAAGGCCTTTGACCTGGACGCAGAACGGGACAGTACCCGCGACCGCTATGGCTTCACAGCCCGTTACGATCCGATGGATCCCCGGCGCTGCAGTGCGAGTGCCTTCTCACAACGGCTCCTGCTGGGACGCCGCCTGGTGGAAGCTGGAGTGCGTCTGGTCACTGTCGACTGCCGCTGGTGGGATACGCACGTTGAAGGTTTTGACTCGATGAAGAACGGCTTCCTCCCCCGCTGGGATCAGGCCTATTCGGCGTTGATCGAAGACCTCGATCAGCGGGGACTGCTGGAATCGACACTCGTCATCGCCTGGGGCGAATTCGGACGCACCCCGCGGGTCAATAAGAATTCGGGCCGCGACCATTATCCGAATGTGTTCAGCGCCGCAATCGCCGGCGGCCCCGTCAAAGGGGGACGCGTCGTTGGCTCTTCCGATTCGAAAGGGGCTTTCCCCAAGGACAACCCGAAAACACCCCAGGACGTCCTCGCCACGATTTACCAGCACCTGGGCGTCAACACCGAGAAACACTACCTGGATCATTCCGGACGCCCGATAGTGACGCTCCCCTTCGGTGAGCCGTTACACGAGCTGGCATGA